Proteins encoded within one genomic window of Brenneria nigrifluens DSM 30175 = ATCC 13028:
- the bamC gene encoding outer membrane protein assembly factor BamC has product MTDSLQKSMVAKVVGVSLVMLLAACSSDQRYKRQVSGDESYLQTPAQKALNTPAGMILPLQNGEYDIPPVTLNGAVGKELDIRPPVQPLALLSGSRTQISGDTATLLLENSAQNSQLWSQVVRILQDKNFTIASRQDAQQTLTTDWIAWTRQDEDLQYQGRYQITVQQQGYQIALVVKLLALQQNNNPVAEQAQIQRYAGLMLNTISESLDSQATARENALAQRTSGSLDVQSGADDTGLPLLVVRGPYTLVWERLPAALDSIGMKVSDRSRPQGSVSVTYRAPGSSAWEALGAKDPELPNGDYKLQVGDLGNRSSLQFIDSKGHTLSQSQNDALVAVFQAAFSK; this is encoded by the coding sequence ATGACTGATTCACTGCAAAAGTCGATGGTGGCGAAAGTTGTCGGCGTATCATTAGTGATGCTGTTGGCGGCTTGTTCCAGCGATCAGCGCTATAAGCGGCAGGTTAGCGGCGATGAATCCTATCTGCAGACGCCGGCGCAAAAAGCGCTGAACACGCCGGCCGGTATGATTTTACCGTTGCAGAACGGGGAATATGATATCCCGCCGGTAACGCTGAATGGCGCGGTAGGCAAAGAACTTGATATTCGTCCGCCGGTGCAGCCGTTGGCTTTGTTGAGTGGTTCGCGCACCCAGATCTCGGGGGATACGGCAACGCTGTTATTGGAAAATAGCGCGCAAAACAGCCAGCTTTGGTCCCAGGTGGTGCGTATTCTACAGGATAAAAATTTCACCATCGCCAGCCGCCAGGACGCTCAGCAGACGCTGACCACGGACTGGATCGCCTGGACGCGCCAGGATGAAGATCTGCAATATCAGGGCCGTTATCAGATAACCGTTCAGCAGCAAGGGTATCAGATAGCGCTGGTGGTTAAACTGCTGGCATTGCAGCAGAACAACAATCCGGTCGCCGAGCAGGCGCAAATCCAACGCTACGCGGGCTTGATGCTGAATACCATCAGCGAGTCGTTGGACAGCCAGGCCACCGCGCGTGAAAACGCGCTGGCGCAGCGAACCAGCGGTTCGCTGGACGTGCAGAGCGGGGCGGACGATACCGGCCTGCCGCTGCTGGTGGTGCGCGGGCCTTATACCCTGGTATGGGAGCGTTTGCCGGCGGCCCTGGACAGCATCGGGATGAAGGTGAGCGATCGCAGCCGTCCTCAGGGTTCGGTTTCCGTCACCTACCGTGCGCCGGGCAGCAGCGCCTGGGAGGCGTTAGGGGCGAAAGATCCTGAACTGCCCAACGGCGATTACAAATTGCAGGTCGGCGATCTCGGTAACCGCAGCAGTTTGCAATTTATCGACTCCAAAGGACATACGCTGAGTCAGTCGCAAAACGATGCGCTGGTGGCGGTATTCCAGGCGGCATTCAGTAAGTAA
- the dapA gene encoding 4-hydroxy-tetrahydrodipicolinate synthase, producing MFTGSIVALVTPMDAKGAVDRASLKKLIDYHVASGTSAIVSVGTTGESATLSHEEHGDVVMSTLELSDGRIPVIAGTGANATAEAVSLTKRFHGTGVAGCLSVTPYYNRPTQEGLYQHFKAIAEHTDLPQILYNVPSRTGCDLLPETVARLSEIKNIVAIKEATGNLSRVSQIQELVSEDFILLSGNDDIGLDFMQLGGKGVISVTANVAAREMAELCRLAALGNFVEARRLNQRLMPLHQKLFIEPNPIPVKWACKELGLVATDTLRLPMTPLTDSGRTAVARALKHAGLL from the coding sequence ATGTTTACGGGAAGTATTGTTGCGCTGGTTACGCCGATGGACGCCAAAGGCGCCGTCGACCGCGCCAGCCTGAAAAAACTGATTGATTATCATGTCGCCAGCGGCACATCGGCGATTGTCTCCGTTGGAACTACCGGGGAGTCCGCCACGCTGAGCCATGAGGAACACGGCGACGTGGTGATGAGCACGCTGGAGCTGAGCGACGGCCGCATCCCGGTGATCGCCGGAACCGGCGCCAACGCCACCGCGGAAGCCGTTTCACTGACCAAGCGCTTTCACGGCACCGGGGTCGCCGGCTGTCTGTCGGTTACGCCGTACTACAATCGCCCGACGCAGGAAGGGCTGTATCAGCATTTCAAAGCCATCGCCGAACATACCGACCTGCCGCAAATCCTGTATAACGTTCCTTCCCGCACCGGTTGCGACCTGCTGCCGGAAACCGTGGCGCGGCTGTCTGAAATTAAAAATATTGTCGCGATTAAAGAGGCGACGGGGAACTTAAGCCGGGTAAGTCAGATCCAAGAGCTGGTTAGTGAAGACTTCATTCTGCTGAGCGGCAATGACGATATCGGGCTGGACTTTATGCAGCTCGGCGGAAAAGGGGTGATTTCCGTGACGGCGAACGTCGCCGCGCGTGAAATGGCGGAGCTTTGCCGACTGGCGGCGCTGGGCAACTTTGTTGAAGCGCGCCGTTTAAATCAGCGCCTGATGCCGTTGCATCAGAAATTATTTATTGAACCCAATCCGATTCCGGTGAAGTGGGCCTGTAAGGAATTGGGACTTGTGGCGACCGATACGCTTCGCCTGCCCATGACGCCGCTGACTGATTCAGGTCGCACGGCGGTGGCGCGCGCATTGAAGCATGCGGGTTTGCTGTAA